One genomic segment of Fundulus heteroclitus isolate FHET01 chromosome 10, MU-UCD_Fhet_4.1, whole genome shotgun sequence includes these proteins:
- the scn4aa gene encoding sodium channel protein type 4 subunit alpha A isoform X1: protein MASLLPPPGIKVFRPFTQKSLAEIKRLAEERSKSPEAGGHDKGEPVGPHPDLEAGKSLPLIYGDPPPELLNTPLEDLDSFYKAQNTFVVISNGNTIYRFNAEPACYILTPFSVIRRGSIKILIHSLFSMFIMITILSNCVFMTMSNPPAWSKTVEYVFTGIYTFEATVKVLSRGFCVGSFTFLRDPWNWLDFMVISMAYVTEFVDLGNVSALRTFRVLRALKTITVIPGLKTIVGALIQSVKKMGDVMVLTVFALAVFALVGLQLFMGNLRQKCVRWPILLNETLLDVFNATTAFNGTMHFNTTMGVNESVYSNSTFDFTEYIENPENHYFREGYQDALICGNSSDAGKCPEGYTCMKAGGNPNYGYTSYDSFGWAFLALFRLMTQDFWENLFQLTLRAAGKTYMLFFVVVIFLGSFYLINLILAVVAMAYYEQNQATQLEAIEKEEEFQRLLEQLKNQEQQAQFHGSQATLTSKKSPSQHTLTEMGDDEHGLKHSETVNDCNGRVIPHLMIRAPTMDESAVDYEVKEKSLGSVHSTLHLDEPGMRQRSASAVTVISAVAMEALEETQRPCPPCWYKFANRFLKWDCCATWIVFKKWMHFVVMDPFVDLTITICIVLNTLFMAMEHYPMTPEFENMLSVGNLVFTGIFTAEMFFKLVAMDPYYYFQVGWNIFDSIIVTLSLVELGLANVQGLSVLRSFRLLRVFKLAKSWPTLNMLIKIIGNSVGALGNLTLVLAIIVFIFAVVGMQLFGKSYKDCVCKISADCVLPRWHMHDFFHSFLIVFRILCGEWIETMWDCMEVAGPAMCLIVFMMVMVIGNLVVLNLFLALLLSSFSGDNLSAGDDDGEMNNLQIAIGRIKRGIHWLKAFLIQRILQIFGKKPKEPDKDTTDDGRSKTEEIEMNHLDACLTLKATDGVSDNPVQSQPSGSVVDGEVNLNVPIAEAESDYDNLSEDDDDDDYDDDDDDDDDDDDDDDEAEDMDLSESPLRRDDELNTIILEAESGIPEKIKHYDGDSSVCSTADYQPPEPEPEKEEEEEPGPMEPEACFTDTCVRKWPCLTVDITSDKGKKWWNLRKTCFTIVEHDWFETFIIFMILLSSGALAFEDIYIERRRTIKIILEFADKVFTYIFVIEMLLKWVAYGFKTYFTNAWCWLDFFIVDISLISLVANWMGFSDLGPIKSLRTLRALRPLRALSRFEGMRVVVNALVGAIPSIFNVLLVCLIFWLIFSIMGVNLFAGKFYRCINTTTEDLFPITEVNNRSECLALQEATQEARWVNVKINYDNVAKGYLSLLQVSTFKGWMDIMYAAVDSREVEEQPSYEINLYMYIYFVIFIIFGSFFTLNLFIGVIIDNFNQQKKKFGDQDIFMTDEQKKYYEAMKKLGSKKPQKPIPRPTNPVQGVVFDFISQQFFDIFIMVLICLNMVTMMVETDDQSPEKEDFLFKVNVAFIVVFTGECVLKLFALRQYFFTNGWNVFDFVVVILSIAGTMLSDLIEKYFVSPTLFRVIRLARISRILRLIKGAKGIRTLLFALMMSLPALFNIGLLLFLIMFIFSIFGMSNFAYVKKEAGIDDIFNFETFGGSIICLFQITTSAGWDGLLLPMLNREFPDCDPEFENPGTDVKGNCGNPAMGMMFFCSYIIISFLVVVNMYIAIILENFNVAQEESGDLLCEEDFEMFNETWEKFDLDGTMFIEYSRLSDFCDTLQEPLRVAKPNRLRLIEMDLPLVIGDRIHCLDVLLAVTQMVLGDTVEMAAMRESIEAKFILSNPTKDSFAPITTTVRHKEEQQAAVVLQRSYRKHLLKRCVRQAAFMHRSKRIGRNYKGDDPPEKEGLLARRLGVFYGSNTDLADEMEQEALQTLASQELLDTDCEMAQCGQRPPAQNIIVVPAEITSQVLSHSPPTNIR, encoded by the exons ATGGCGAGCCTGCTCCCTCCCCCAGGCATTAAGGTCTTCCGCCCGTTCACCCAGAAGTCACTGGCGGAAATCAAGAGGCTCGCGGAGGAAAGAAGCAAATCGCCAGAAGCAGGAGGCCACGACAAGGGAGAACCGGTGGGGCCACACCCTGACCTGGAAGCTGGAAAGAGTCTTCCCCTAATCTACGGAGATCCTCCTCCAGAGCTGCTGAACACGCCTCTGGAGGACCTGGACTCCTTCTACAAAGCCCAAAAT ACGTTCGTCGTGATCAGCAATGGAAACACGATCTACAGGTTCAACGCTGAGCCGGCTTGTTACATTCTCACCCCCTTTAGTGTGATCAGGAGAGGATCCATCAAAATTCTCATACATTC ATTATTTAGCATGTTCATCATGATTACCATTTTATCGAACTGCGTGTTCATGACAATGAGTAACCCACCAGCATGGAGTAAAACTGTTGA GTATGTTTTTACAGGAATTTACACCTTTGAGGCAACAGTCAAAGTGTTGTCGAGGGGTTTCTGTGTTGGTTCTTTTACATTCCTTCGAGATCCATGGAACTGGCTGGATTTCATGGTGATCAGCATGGC GTATGTTACTGAGTTTGTTGACCTTGGCAATGTGTCAGCCCTCAGGACATTTCGTGTACTTCGAGCCCTAAAAACTATTACAGTGATCCCTG GTCTGAAAACGATCGTGGGTGCCCTGATCCAGTCTGTGAAGAAAATGGGCGACGTCATGGTGCTGACCGTCTTTGCCCTGGCGGTCTTTGCCCTCGTCGGCCTCCAGCTTTTCATGGGAAACCTGCGTCAGAAATGTGTGCGATGGCCAATTCTGTTGAATGAAACCCTGTTGGACGTTTTCAACGCCACCACGGCTTTTAACGGCACGATGCACTTCAACACTACCATGGGTGTCAATGAGTCAGTATACTCCAACAGCACTTTTGATTTCACTGAATATATCGAAAATCCAG AAAATCACTATTTTAGAGAAGGCTACCAAGACGCTCTAATTTGTGGCAACAGCTCTGATGCTGG AAAGTGCCCAGAAGGATACACATGTATGAAGGCTGGAGGGAACCCTAACTATGGCTACACCAGTTATGACTCTTTTGGATGGGCATTCCTTGCTCTCTTCCGACTCATGACACAAGACTTCTGGGAGAATCTTTTCCAACTG ACTCTAAGGGCGGCTGGTAAGACATACATGCTGTTCTTCGTGGTCGTCATCTTCCTGGGCTCCTTCTACCTCATCAACCTCATCCTGGCCGTGGTAGCCATGGCTTATTACGAGCAGAACCAAGCAACTCAACTGGAGGCTATTGAGAAAGAGGAGGAATTCCAGCGGCTTTTAGAACAACTCAAAAATCAAGAGCAG caggCGCAATTTCACGGAAGCCAAGCCACCCTGACCAGTAAGAAGTCTCCAAGTCAACACACATTAACCGAGATGGGAGATGACGAACATGGTCTCAAACACAGTGAGACTGTGAACGACTGCAATGGGAGAGTTATTCCTCACCTGATGATCCGAGCACCCACTATGGATGAG TCTGCTGTAGATTACGAAGTCAAGGAGAAGTCCCTGGGCTCTGTGCACAGTACGCTGCATCTGGATGAACCTGGCATGAGACAGAGATCCGCTAGTGCTGTGACGGTGATTTCTGCAGTCGCCATGGAAG cGTTGGAAGAGACTCAGAGACCCTGCCCACCTTGCTGGTACAAATTTGCAAACAGGTTCTTGAAGTGGGATTGCTGTGCCACCtggattgtttttaaaaagtggatGCACTTTGTGGTCATGGATCCCTTTGTGGACCTCACTATTACCATCTGCATTGTGCTCAACACCCTTTTCATGGCAATGGAGCACTATCCCATGACCCCGGAGTTTGAGAACATGCTCTCCGTAGGAAATCTG gTTTTCACTGGGATCTTCACggctgaaatgtttttcaagcTTGTCGCCATGGATCCCTACTACTATTTCCAAGTTGGCTGGAACATTTTTGACAGCATCATTGTCACTCTCAGCCTGGTGGAGCTAGGACTGGCAAATGTCCAGGGTCTGTCAGTCCTAAGGTCATTCCGTTTG CTTCGTGTCTTCAAGCTGGCAAAGTCTTGGCCCACGCTCAACATGCTCATTAAGATTATTGGGAACTCGGTGGGAGCTTTGGGAAACTTGACCTTGGTGCTGGCCATCATCGTCTTCATTTTTGCAGTCGTGGGCATGCAGCTCTTCGGAAAGAGCTACAAGGACTGCGTGTGCAAGATCTCCGCTGACTGTGTGCTGCCGCGCTGGCACATGCACGACTTCTTCCACTCCTTCCTCATCGTTTTCCGCATTCTGTGCGGCGAGTGGATCGAGACCATGTGGGACTGCATGGAGGTGGCTGGACCTGCCATGTGCTTAATAGTCTTCATGATGGTCATGGTGATTGGAAATCTAGTG GTATTGAACCTCTTCTTGGCCTTGCTGCTCAGCTCATTCAGCGGAGACAACCTCTCTGCAGGGGACGACGATGGCGAGATGAACAATCTGCAGATTGCTATTGGGAGGATCAAACGGGGCATTCATTGGTTAAAAGCTTTCCTAATCCAAAGAATCCTGCAAATATTTGGCAAAAAGCCCAAAGAGCCCGATAAGGACACGACGGACGACGGTAGAAGCAAAACCGAGGAAATTGAGATGAACCATCTGGACGCGTGTCTGACTCTGAAAGCGACAGACGGGGTATCAGATAACCCGGTGCAAAGCCAGCCCTCTGGGTCTGTTGTGGATGGAGAAGTCAATCTGAACGTCCCAATCGCTGAAGCAGAATCTGATTATGACAATCTGAGTGAAGACGATGACGATGACGATtacgacgatgatgatgatgatgatgatgatgatgatgatgatgatgatgaagctgAAGATATGGATCTTTCTGAAAGCCCACTGCGGAGAGATGATGAGCTAAACACG ATTATCCTAGAAGCTGAAAGCGGCATCCCAGAGAAAATCAAA CACTATGATGGGGATTCATCAGTCTGCAGCACCGCTGACTATCAACCTCCTGAGCCTGAACCCgaaaaggaggaagaagaggagccaGGACCTATGGAGCCAGAGGCCTGCTTCACTGACA CCTGTGTGAGGAAGTGGCCATGCTTGACGGTGGATATAACCAGTGACAAAGGCAAAAAATGGTGGAATCTTAGAAAAACGTGCTTCACCATAGTGGAGCATGACTGGTTTGAAACCTTCATCATCTTCATGATCCTCCTCAGCAGTGGGGCTCTG GCCTttgaagatatatatatagaaagaCGACGGACcatcaaaataattcttgaGTTTGCGGACAAGGTTTTCACCTACATTTTTGTCATTGAGATGCTCCTCAAGTGGGTTGCGTACGGCTTCAAGACCTACTTCACCAACGCGTGGTGTTGGTTAGACTTTTTCATCGTGGAT ATTTCCTTGATTAGTTTAGTTGCAAACTGGATGGGCTTCTCCGATCTTGGTCCCATCAAGTCCCTGAGAACCCTCAGAGCACTGCGGCCGCTCCGTGCGCTGTCAAGATTCGAAGGCATGAGG GTGGTGGTCAATGCGCTAGTTGGAGCGATTCCCTCCATCTTCAATGTCCTGCTGGTGTGTCTGATTTTCTGGCTCATCTTCAGCATCATGGGGGTCAATTTGTTTGCGGGGAAGTTCTACCGTTGCATCAACACCACCACAGAGGACCTGTTCCCCATAACGGAGGTCAACAACCGAAGCGAGTGCTTGGCCCTTCAAGAAGCCACACAGGAGGCTCGATGGGTTAACGTCAAAATCAACTATGACAATGTGGCGAAAGGCTACCTCTCCCTGCTTCAAGTG TCAACTTTCAAAGGCTGGATGGACATAATGTATGCTGCCGTGGACTCAAGAGAG gTTGAGGAGCAACCATCTTACGAAATCAACCTTTAcatgtacatttattttgtcatcttcatcatctttgGTTCCTTCTTCACCCTAAACCTCTTCATCGGTGTCATTATCGACAACTTTaaccaacaaaagaaaaag TTTGGAGACCAAGACATTTTTATGACTGATGAACAGAAAAAATACTATGAGGCCATGAAGAAACTCGGTTCCAAGAAGCCACAGAAGCCAATTCCACGGCCAACG AACCCTGTCCAGGGCGTGGTGTTCGATTTCATCAGTCAGCAGTTCTTTGACATCTTCATCATGGTTCTAATCTGCCTCAATATGGTGACCATGATGGTGGAAACAGACGACCAAAGCCCAGAGAAAGAGGATTTTCTCTTTAAAGTAAACGTGGCCTTCATCGTCGTCTTCACCGGAGAGTGCGTGTTGAAGCTGTTCGCGTTGCGGCAGTACTTCTTCACCAACGGATGGAACGTTTTTGATTTCGTTGTGGTCATCTTGTCGATAGCCG GTACGATGCTCTCAGACTTAATTGAGAAGTACTTTGTTTCCCCAACTCTCTTCAGAGTGATCAGACTAGCCAGGATTAGCAGGATTCTGCGTCTTATTAAAGGAGCTAAGGGTATCCGGACTCTACTCTTTGCCCTAATGATGTCCCTTCCTGCCTTGTTTAACATCGGTCTTCTGCTTTTCCTGATTATGTTCATCTTCTCCATATTTGGCATGTCAAATTTTGCCTATGTCAAGAAAGAAGCTGGAATCGATGACATTTTTAACTTTGAGACTTTTGGTGGTAGCATTATCTGCTTGTTTCAGATTACAACCTCTGCTGGCTGGGATGGGCTTTTACTTCCAATGCTGAACAGGGAATTTCCGGACTGCGATCCCGAATTTGAGAATCCAGGCACGGACGTAAAGGGAAACTGTGGAAACCCGGCGATGGGTATGATGTTTTTCTGCAGCTACATAATCATTTCCTTCTTGGTGGTGGTCAACATGTACATCGCCATCATCTTGGAGAACTTCAACGTGGCTCAGGAAGAGAGCGGTGACCTACTTTGTGAGGAGGACTTCGAGATGTTCAACGAAACTTGGGAGAAGTTTGACTTGGACGGAACGATGTTTATTGAATACAGCAGACTCTCAGATTTTTGTGATACTTTGCAGGAGCCTCTCAGGGTCGCCAAGCCCAACCGGCTTCGCTTGATTGAAATGGATCTGCCACTGGTTATCGGGGACAGGATCCACTGCTTGGATGTCTTGTTGGCCGTTACCCAGATGGTCCTGGGGGACACGGTGGAGATGGCCGCAATGCGGGAGAGCATTGAAGCCAAGTTCATTCTGAGCAACCCCACAAAGGACTCCTTCGCACCAATTACCACAACGGTGCGCCACAAGGAAGAGCAGCAAGCTGCCGTCGTCCTTCAACGATCATACCGCAAACATCTTCTGAAGCGCTGCGTACGCCAGGCTGCCTTCATGCACAGATCGAAGAGGATTGGTAGAAATTACAAAGGTGATGATCCACCTGAAAAAGAGGGGTTGCTTGCACGAAGGTTGGGGGTTTTCTATGGAAGTAATACAGACCTTGCTGATGAAATGGAGCAAGAGGCTTTACAAACTCTAGCAAGCCAAGAACTCCTTGATACAGACTGTGAAATGGCCCAGTGTGGTCAGAGGCCTCCTGCGCAGAACATCATTGTTGTTCCTGCTGAAATTACCAGTCAGGTGTTGTCACATTCGCCCCCAACCAACATCCGTTAA
- the scn4aa gene encoding sodium channel protein type 4 subunit alpha A isoform X2, whose translation METRSTGIYTFEATVKVLSRGFCVGSFTFLRDPWNWLDFMVISMAYVTEFVDLGNVSALRTFRVLRALKTITVIPGLKTIVGALIQSVKKMGDVMVLTVFALAVFALVGLQLFMGNLRQKCVRWPILLNETLLDVFNATTAFNGTMHFNTTMGVNESVYSNSTFDFTEYIENPENHYFREGYQDALICGNSSDAGKCPEGYTCMKAGGNPNYGYTSYDSFGWAFLALFRLMTQDFWENLFQLTLRAAGKTYMLFFVVVIFLGSFYLINLILAVVAMAYYEQNQATQLEAIEKEEEFQRLLEQLKNQEQQAQFHGSQATLTSKKSPSQHTLTEMGDDEHGLKHSETVNDCNGRVIPHLMIRAPTMDESAVDYEVKEKSLGSVHSTLHLDEPGMRQRSASAVTVISAVAMEALEETQRPCPPCWYKFANRFLKWDCCATWIVFKKWMHFVVMDPFVDLTITICIVLNTLFMAMEHYPMTPEFENMLSVGNLVFTGIFTAEMFFKLVAMDPYYYFQVGWNIFDSIIVTLSLVELGLANVQGLSVLRSFRLLRVFKLAKSWPTLNMLIKIIGNSVGALGNLTLVLAIIVFIFAVVGMQLFGKSYKDCVCKISADCVLPRWHMHDFFHSFLIVFRILCGEWIETMWDCMEVAGPAMCLIVFMMVMVIGNLVVLNLFLALLLSSFSGDNLSAGDDDGEMNNLQIAIGRIKRGIHWLKAFLIQRILQIFGKKPKEPDKDTTDDGRSKTEEIEMNHLDACLTLKATDGVSDNPVQSQPSGSVVDGEVNLNVPIAEAESDYDNLSEDDDDDDYDDDDDDDDDDDDDDDEAEDMDLSESPLRRDDELNTIILEAESGIPEKIKHYDGDSSVCSTADYQPPEPEPEKEEEEEPGPMEPEACFTDTCVRKWPCLTVDITSDKGKKWWNLRKTCFTIVEHDWFETFIIFMILLSSGALAFEDIYIERRRTIKIILEFADKVFTYIFVIEMLLKWVAYGFKTYFTNAWCWLDFFIVDISLISLVANWMGFSDLGPIKSLRTLRALRPLRALSRFEGMRVVVNALVGAIPSIFNVLLVCLIFWLIFSIMGVNLFAGKFYRCINTTTEDLFPITEVNNRSECLALQEATQEARWVNVKINYDNVAKGYLSLLQVSTFKGWMDIMYAAVDSREVEEQPSYEINLYMYIYFVIFIIFGSFFTLNLFIGVIIDNFNQQKKKFGDQDIFMTDEQKKYYEAMKKLGSKKPQKPIPRPTNPVQGVVFDFISQQFFDIFIMVLICLNMVTMMVETDDQSPEKEDFLFKVNVAFIVVFTGECVLKLFALRQYFFTNGWNVFDFVVVILSIAGTMLSDLIEKYFVSPTLFRVIRLARISRILRLIKGAKGIRTLLFALMMSLPALFNIGLLLFLIMFIFSIFGMSNFAYVKKEAGIDDIFNFETFGGSIICLFQITTSAGWDGLLLPMLNREFPDCDPEFENPGTDVKGNCGNPAMGMMFFCSYIIISFLVVVNMYIAIILENFNVAQEESGDLLCEEDFEMFNETWEKFDLDGTMFIEYSRLSDFCDTLQEPLRVAKPNRLRLIEMDLPLVIGDRIHCLDVLLAVTQMVLGDTVEMAAMRESIEAKFILSNPTKDSFAPITTTVRHKEEQQAAVVLQRSYRKHLLKRCVRQAAFMHRSKRIGRNYKGDDPPEKEGLLARRLGVFYGSNTDLADEMEQEALQTLASQELLDTDCEMAQCGQRPPAQNIIVVPAEITSQVLSHSPPTNIR comes from the exons ATGGAAACACGATCTACAG GAATTTACACCTTTGAGGCAACAGTCAAAGTGTTGTCGAGGGGTTTCTGTGTTGGTTCTTTTACATTCCTTCGAGATCCATGGAACTGGCTGGATTTCATGGTGATCAGCATGGC GTATGTTACTGAGTTTGTTGACCTTGGCAATGTGTCAGCCCTCAGGACATTTCGTGTACTTCGAGCCCTAAAAACTATTACAGTGATCCCTG GTCTGAAAACGATCGTGGGTGCCCTGATCCAGTCTGTGAAGAAAATGGGCGACGTCATGGTGCTGACCGTCTTTGCCCTGGCGGTCTTTGCCCTCGTCGGCCTCCAGCTTTTCATGGGAAACCTGCGTCAGAAATGTGTGCGATGGCCAATTCTGTTGAATGAAACCCTGTTGGACGTTTTCAACGCCACCACGGCTTTTAACGGCACGATGCACTTCAACACTACCATGGGTGTCAATGAGTCAGTATACTCCAACAGCACTTTTGATTTCACTGAATATATCGAAAATCCAG AAAATCACTATTTTAGAGAAGGCTACCAAGACGCTCTAATTTGTGGCAACAGCTCTGATGCTGG AAAGTGCCCAGAAGGATACACATGTATGAAGGCTGGAGGGAACCCTAACTATGGCTACACCAGTTATGACTCTTTTGGATGGGCATTCCTTGCTCTCTTCCGACTCATGACACAAGACTTCTGGGAGAATCTTTTCCAACTG ACTCTAAGGGCGGCTGGTAAGACATACATGCTGTTCTTCGTGGTCGTCATCTTCCTGGGCTCCTTCTACCTCATCAACCTCATCCTGGCCGTGGTAGCCATGGCTTATTACGAGCAGAACCAAGCAACTCAACTGGAGGCTATTGAGAAAGAGGAGGAATTCCAGCGGCTTTTAGAACAACTCAAAAATCAAGAGCAG caggCGCAATTTCACGGAAGCCAAGCCACCCTGACCAGTAAGAAGTCTCCAAGTCAACACACATTAACCGAGATGGGAGATGACGAACATGGTCTCAAACACAGTGAGACTGTGAACGACTGCAATGGGAGAGTTATTCCTCACCTGATGATCCGAGCACCCACTATGGATGAG TCTGCTGTAGATTACGAAGTCAAGGAGAAGTCCCTGGGCTCTGTGCACAGTACGCTGCATCTGGATGAACCTGGCATGAGACAGAGATCCGCTAGTGCTGTGACGGTGATTTCTGCAGTCGCCATGGAAG cGTTGGAAGAGACTCAGAGACCCTGCCCACCTTGCTGGTACAAATTTGCAAACAGGTTCTTGAAGTGGGATTGCTGTGCCACCtggattgtttttaaaaagtggatGCACTTTGTGGTCATGGATCCCTTTGTGGACCTCACTATTACCATCTGCATTGTGCTCAACACCCTTTTCATGGCAATGGAGCACTATCCCATGACCCCGGAGTTTGAGAACATGCTCTCCGTAGGAAATCTG gTTTTCACTGGGATCTTCACggctgaaatgtttttcaagcTTGTCGCCATGGATCCCTACTACTATTTCCAAGTTGGCTGGAACATTTTTGACAGCATCATTGTCACTCTCAGCCTGGTGGAGCTAGGACTGGCAAATGTCCAGGGTCTGTCAGTCCTAAGGTCATTCCGTTTG CTTCGTGTCTTCAAGCTGGCAAAGTCTTGGCCCACGCTCAACATGCTCATTAAGATTATTGGGAACTCGGTGGGAGCTTTGGGAAACTTGACCTTGGTGCTGGCCATCATCGTCTTCATTTTTGCAGTCGTGGGCATGCAGCTCTTCGGAAAGAGCTACAAGGACTGCGTGTGCAAGATCTCCGCTGACTGTGTGCTGCCGCGCTGGCACATGCACGACTTCTTCCACTCCTTCCTCATCGTTTTCCGCATTCTGTGCGGCGAGTGGATCGAGACCATGTGGGACTGCATGGAGGTGGCTGGACCTGCCATGTGCTTAATAGTCTTCATGATGGTCATGGTGATTGGAAATCTAGTG GTATTGAACCTCTTCTTGGCCTTGCTGCTCAGCTCATTCAGCGGAGACAACCTCTCTGCAGGGGACGACGATGGCGAGATGAACAATCTGCAGATTGCTATTGGGAGGATCAAACGGGGCATTCATTGGTTAAAAGCTTTCCTAATCCAAAGAATCCTGCAAATATTTGGCAAAAAGCCCAAAGAGCCCGATAAGGACACGACGGACGACGGTAGAAGCAAAACCGAGGAAATTGAGATGAACCATCTGGACGCGTGTCTGACTCTGAAAGCGACAGACGGGGTATCAGATAACCCGGTGCAAAGCCAGCCCTCTGGGTCTGTTGTGGATGGAGAAGTCAATCTGAACGTCCCAATCGCTGAAGCAGAATCTGATTATGACAATCTGAGTGAAGACGATGACGATGACGATtacgacgatgatgatgatgatgatgatgatgatgatgatgatgatgatgaagctgAAGATATGGATCTTTCTGAAAGCCCACTGCGGAGAGATGATGAGCTAAACACG ATTATCCTAGAAGCTGAAAGCGGCATCCCAGAGAAAATCAAA CACTATGATGGGGATTCATCAGTCTGCAGCACCGCTGACTATCAACCTCCTGAGCCTGAACCCgaaaaggaggaagaagaggagccaGGACCTATGGAGCCAGAGGCCTGCTTCACTGACA CCTGTGTGAGGAAGTGGCCATGCTTGACGGTGGATATAACCAGTGACAAAGGCAAAAAATGGTGGAATCTTAGAAAAACGTGCTTCACCATAGTGGAGCATGACTGGTTTGAAACCTTCATCATCTTCATGATCCTCCTCAGCAGTGGGGCTCTG GCCTttgaagatatatatatagaaagaCGACGGACcatcaaaataattcttgaGTTTGCGGACAAGGTTTTCACCTACATTTTTGTCATTGAGATGCTCCTCAAGTGGGTTGCGTACGGCTTCAAGACCTACTTCACCAACGCGTGGTGTTGGTTAGACTTTTTCATCGTGGAT ATTTCCTTGATTAGTTTAGTTGCAAACTGGATGGGCTTCTCCGATCTTGGTCCCATCAAGTCCCTGAGAACCCTCAGAGCACTGCGGCCGCTCCGTGCGCTGTCAAGATTCGAAGGCATGAGG GTGGTGGTCAATGCGCTAGTTGGAGCGATTCCCTCCATCTTCAATGTCCTGCTGGTGTGTCTGATTTTCTGGCTCATCTTCAGCATCATGGGGGTCAATTTGTTTGCGGGGAAGTTCTACCGTTGCATCAACACCACCACAGAGGACCTGTTCCCCATAACGGAGGTCAACAACCGAAGCGAGTGCTTGGCCCTTCAAGAAGCCACACAGGAGGCTCGATGGGTTAACGTCAAAATCAACTATGACAATGTGGCGAAAGGCTACCTCTCCCTGCTTCAAGTG TCAACTTTCAAAGGCTGGATGGACATAATGTATGCTGCCGTGGACTCAAGAGAG gTTGAGGAGCAACCATCTTACGAAATCAACCTTTAcatgtacatttattttgtcatcttcatcatctttgGTTCCTTCTTCACCCTAAACCTCTTCATCGGTGTCATTATCGACAACTTTaaccaacaaaagaaaaag TTTGGAGACCAAGACATTTTTATGACTGATGAACAGAAAAAATACTATGAGGCCATGAAGAAACTCGGTTCCAAGAAGCCACAGAAGCCAATTCCACGGCCAACG AACCCTGTCCAGGGCGTGGTGTTCGATTTCATCAGTCAGCAGTTCTTTGACATCTTCATCATGGTTCTAATCTGCCTCAATATGGTGACCATGATGGTGGAAACAGACGACCAAAGCCCAGAGAAAGAGGATTTTCTCTTTAAAGTAAACGTGGCCTTCATCGTCGTCTTCACCGGAGAGTGCGTGTTGAAGCTGTTCGCGTTGCGGCAGTACTTCTTCACCAACGGATGGAACGTTTTTGATTTCGTTGTGGTCATCTTGTCGATAGCCG GTACGATGCTCTCAGACTTAATTGAGAAGTACTTTGTTTCCCCAACTCTCTTCAGAGTGATCAGACTAGCCAGGATTAGCAGGATTCTGCGTCTTATTAAAGGAGCTAAGGGTATCCGGACTCTACTCTTTGCCCTAATGATGTCCCTTCCTGCCTTGTTTAACATCGGTCTTCTGCTTTTCCTGATTATGTTCATCTTCTCCATATTTGGCATGTCAAATTTTGCCTATGTCAAGAAAGAAGCTGGAATCGATGACATTTTTAACTTTGAGACTTTTGGTGGTAGCATTATCTGCTTGTTTCAGATTACAACCTCTGCTGGCTGGGATGGGCTTTTACTTCCAATGCTGAACAGGGAATTTCCGGACTGCGATCCCGAATTTGAGAATCCAGGCACGGACGTAAAGGGAAACTGTGGAAACCCGGCGATGGGTATGATGTTTTTCTGCAGCTACATAATCATTTCCTTCTTGGTGGTGGTCAACATGTACATCGCCATCATCTTGGAGAACTTCAACGTGGCTCAGGAAGAGAGCGGTGACCTACTTTGTGAGGAGGACTTCGAGATGTTCAACGAAACTTGGGAGAAGTTTGACTTGGACGGAACGATGTTTATTGAATACAGCAGACTCTCAGATTTTTGTGATACTTTGCAGGAGCCTCTCAGGGTCGCCAAGCCCAACCGGCTTCGCTTGATTGAAATGGATCTGCCACTGGTTATCGGGGACAGGATCCACTGCTTGGATGTCTTGTTGGCCGTTACCCAGATGGTCCTGGGGGACACGGTGGAGATGGCCGCAATGCGGGAGAGCATTGAAGCCAAGTTCATTCTGAGCAACCCCACAAAGGACTCCTTCGCACCAATTACCACAACGGTGCGCCACAAGGAAGAGCAGCAAGCTGCCGTCGTCCTTCAACGATCATACCGCAAACATCTTCTGAAGCGCTGCGTACGCCAGGCTGCCTTCATGCACAGATCGAAGAGGATTGGTAGAAATTACAAAGGTGATGATCCACCTGAAAAAGAGGGGTTGCTTGCACGAAGGTTGGGGGTTTTCTATGGAAGTAATACAGACCTTGCTGATGAAATGGAGCAAGAGGCTTTACAAACTCTAGCAAGCCAAGAACTCCTTGATACAGACTGTGAAATGGCCCAGTGTGGTCAGAGGCCTCCTGCGCAGAACATCATTGTTGTTCCTGCTGAAATTACCAGTCAGGTGTTGTCACATTCGCCCCCAACCAACATCCGTTAA